The proteins below come from a single Hemitrygon akajei chromosome 2, sHemAka1.3, whole genome shotgun sequence genomic window:
- the hsd17b8 gene encoding (3R)-3-hydroxyacyl-CoA dehydrogenase isoform X1 encodes MAASSKGLGLSLRLSSRLALVTGGGNGIGRAVCQRFADEGASVAVVDIDESSANETLKSLRCNEQKHSVFLTDVTSPQSVHSLVSSIQEQFSRPPCIAVNCAGITMDALLLKMEPEAFDRVLKVNVMGTFLVIQAVAKALINSGTKKGSIINLGSIVGKVGNLGQANYTASKAGVVALTKTSAKELARFGIRCNAILPGFIDTPMTAKVPPKVLDKVLQLVPMGRLGDPSEVANVCAFLASDDSSYITGASLEVTGGLFM; translated from the exons ATGGCGGCGAGCAGCAAAGGGTTGGGGCTGAGTCTCCGCCTCAGCTCGAGGCTAGCGTTGGTGACAG GTGGTGGGAATGGGATCGGCCGCGCTGTCTGCCAGCGGTTCGCTGATGAGGGAGCCTCGGTGGCAGTGGTGGACATCGACGAAAGCTCGGCCAACGAAACTTTGAAGAGCTTGCGCTGCAATGAGCAGAAGCACTCTGTGTTCCTGACGGATGTGACCTCCCCTCAGAGTGTCCACAGTCTCGTGTCGTCAATACAG GAGCAGTTCTCCCGACCTCCCTGCATAGCTGTGAACTGCGCCGGAATCACCATGGACGCTCTGCTGCTGAAGATGGAGCCTGAAGCTTTCGATCGAGTGTTGAAGGTTAACGTGATG GGCACGTTCCTGGTGATCCAAGCTGTTGCCAAAGCTTTAATAAACAGTGGGACCAAGAAGGGCTCCATCATCAACCTGGGGAGCATTGTGGGGAAG GTTGGAAATCTGGGACAGGCAAATTACACGGCATCAAAAGCTGGAGTAGTGGCTCTGACAAAGACCAGTGCAAAAGAGCTGGCCAG GTTTGGCATCAGGTGCAATGCCATCCTCCCAGGATTCATTGACACGCCAATGACTGCCAAGGTGCCCCCGAAAGTACTGGACAAG GTTTTGCAGTTGGTGCCCATGGGACGTCTGGGAGATCCCTCTG AAGTGGCTAACGTCTGTGCCTTCTTGGCCTCTGACGACAGCAGTTACATCACAGGAGCCAGCctggaggtgacag GTGGTCTTTTCATGTAA
- the hsd17b8 gene encoding (3R)-3-hydroxyacyl-CoA dehydrogenase isoform X2, which yields MAASSKGLGLSLRLSSRLALVTGGGNGIGRAVCQRFADEGASVAVVDIDESSANETLKSLRCNEQKHSVFLTDVTSPQSVHSLVSSIQGTFLVIQAVAKALINSGTKKGSIINLGSIVGKVGNLGQANYTASKAGVVALTKTSAKELARFGIRCNAILPGFIDTPMTAKVPPKVLDKVLQLVPMGRLGDPSEVANVCAFLASDDSSYITGASLEVTGGLFM from the exons ATGGCGGCGAGCAGCAAAGGGTTGGGGCTGAGTCTCCGCCTCAGCTCGAGGCTAGCGTTGGTGACAG GTGGTGGGAATGGGATCGGCCGCGCTGTCTGCCAGCGGTTCGCTGATGAGGGAGCCTCGGTGGCAGTGGTGGACATCGACGAAAGCTCGGCCAACGAAACTTTGAAGAGCTTGCGCTGCAATGAGCAGAAGCACTCTGTGTTCCTGACGGATGTGACCTCCCCTCAGAGTGTCCACAGTCTCGTGTCGTCAATACAG GGCACGTTCCTGGTGATCCAAGCTGTTGCCAAAGCTTTAATAAACAGTGGGACCAAGAAGGGCTCCATCATCAACCTGGGGAGCATTGTGGGGAAG GTTGGAAATCTGGGACAGGCAAATTACACGGCATCAAAAGCTGGAGTAGTGGCTCTGACAAAGACCAGTGCAAAAGAGCTGGCCAG GTTTGGCATCAGGTGCAATGCCATCCTCCCAGGATTCATTGACACGCCAATGACTGCCAAGGTGCCCCCGAAAGTACTGGACAAG GTTTTGCAGTTGGTGCCCATGGGACGTCTGGGAGATCCCTCTG AAGTGGCTAACGTCTGTGCCTTCTTGGCCTCTGACGACAGCAGTTACATCACAGGAGCCAGCctggaggtgacag GTGGTCTTTTCATGTAA